One Corvus moneduloides isolate bCorMon1 chromosome 21, bCorMon1.pri, whole genome shotgun sequence DNA window includes the following coding sequences:
- the UBAC1 gene encoding ubiquitin-associated domain-containing protein 1 isoform X1, producing MFVQEEKIFAGKVLRLHVCTMEGAEWLEEVPEDTTVEKLKERCLKHCVPGSLEDPKTVTHHKLIHATSEKVLTDTKTVLEENIQDRDVLLLIKKRAPALLPKMADVVAEEKRKQEQKAPDKDAILKATANLPARSVDRTVTHHNMRDFPFLQFQTELRKILVSLIEVAQKLLALNPDAVELFKKANAMLDEDEEDRVDEIALRQLTEMGFPESRAVKALRLNHMSVTQAMEWLIEHADDPSVDAPLPGQTPAEAPAEGAASSAEAAAGPSSEEGGEEAKDELTEIFKKIRRKREFRPDPRAVIALMEMGFDEKEVVDALRVNNNQQNAACEWLLGDRKPSPEDLDKGIDTNSPLFQAILENPVVQLGLTNPKTLLAFEDMLENPLNSTQWMNDPETGPVMLQISRIFQTLNRT from the exons ATGTTCGTGCAGGAGGAGAAGATCTTTGCGGGGAAGGTGCTGAGGCTCCATGTGTGCACCATGGAGGGCGCCGAGTGGCTGGAGGAGGTGCCCGAGGACACCACGGTGGAGAAGCTCAAGGAGCGGTGCCTGAAGCAC TGTGTTCCTGGGAGCTTGGAGGATCCCAAAACTGTGACACATCATAAGCTGATCCATGCTACTTCTGAGAAGGTGCTGACAGACACAAAAACAGTGTTGGAGGAAAACATTCAGGACAGAG ATGTGTTGCTGCTGATCAAGAAGCGCGCACCGGCGCTGCTGCCCAAGATGGCAGATGTGGTGGCAGAGGAGAAG aggaagcaggagcagaaggcTCCTGACAAGGATGCCATCCTCAAAGCCACTGCCAACCTGCCCGCCCGCAGCGTGGACCGCACCGTGACCCACCACAACATGAGGGAT TTTCCTTTCTTGCAGTTCCAGACAGAGCTCCGGAAGATTTTAGTGTCTCTCATAGAAGTTGCACAGAAATTGCTAGCACTGAACCCAGATGCAGTTGAACTATTTAAGAAGGCAAATG ccatgctggatgaggatgaggaggacagGGTGGACGAGATCGCGCTGCGCCAGCTCACCGAGATGGGCttcccagagagcagagctgtcaaAGCCCTCCGGCTGAACCA CATGTCGGTGACCCAGGCCATGGAGTGGTTGATAGAACACGCTGATGACCCTTCTGTGGATGCTCCTCTGCCAGGTCAGACTCCTGCAGAAGCCCCAGCTGAAGgtgctgcctcctctgctgaggcagctgcaggcCCCAGCTCGGAGGAGGGCGGGGAAGAGGCCAAGGATGAGCTGACGGAAATATTCAAGAAGATCCGGAGGAAAAGAGAGTTTCGTCCAGACCCACGG GCTGTCATTGCCCTGATGGAGATGGGATTTGATGAAAAGGAAGTGGTGGATGCACTCAGAGTGAACAACAACCAGCAAAATGCAGCC TGTGAGTGGCTGCTGGGAGACAGAAAACCTTCTCCAGAGGACTTAGATAAGGGTATTGACACCAACAGCCCTCTCTTCCAAGCCATCTTAGAAAACCCAGTGGTACAATTAGGGCTCACCAACCCTAAAACTCTACTAG
- the UBAC1 gene encoding ubiquitin-associated domain-containing protein 1 isoform X2: MFVQEEKIFAGKVLRLHVCTMEGAEWLEEVPEDTTVEKLKERCLKHCVPGSLEDPKTVTHHKLIHATSEKVLTDTKTVLEENIQDRDVLLLIKKRAPALLPKMADVVAEEKRKQEQKAPDKDAILKATANLPARSVDRTVTHHNMRDFQTELRKILVSLIEVAQKLLALNPDAVELFKKANAMLDEDEEDRVDEIALRQLTEMGFPESRAVKALRLNHMSVTQAMEWLIEHADDPSVDAPLPGQTPAEAPAEGAASSAEAAAGPSSEEGGEEAKDELTEIFKKIRRKREFRPDPRAVIALMEMGFDEKEVVDALRVNNNQQNAACEWLLGDRKPSPEDLDKGIDTNSPLFQAILENPVVQLGLTNPKTLLAFEDMLENPLNSTQWMNDPETGPVMLQISRIFQTLNRT, translated from the exons ATGTTCGTGCAGGAGGAGAAGATCTTTGCGGGGAAGGTGCTGAGGCTCCATGTGTGCACCATGGAGGGCGCCGAGTGGCTGGAGGAGGTGCCCGAGGACACCACGGTGGAGAAGCTCAAGGAGCGGTGCCTGAAGCAC TGTGTTCCTGGGAGCTTGGAGGATCCCAAAACTGTGACACATCATAAGCTGATCCATGCTACTTCTGAGAAGGTGCTGACAGACACAAAAACAGTGTTGGAGGAAAACATTCAGGACAGAG ATGTGTTGCTGCTGATCAAGAAGCGCGCACCGGCGCTGCTGCCCAAGATGGCAGATGTGGTGGCAGAGGAGAAG aggaagcaggagcagaaggcTCCTGACAAGGATGCCATCCTCAAAGCCACTGCCAACCTGCCCGCCCGCAGCGTGGACCGCACCGTGACCCACCACAACATGAGGGAT TTCCAGACAGAGCTCCGGAAGATTTTAGTGTCTCTCATAGAAGTTGCACAGAAATTGCTAGCACTGAACCCAGATGCAGTTGAACTATTTAAGAAGGCAAATG ccatgctggatgaggatgaggaggacagGGTGGACGAGATCGCGCTGCGCCAGCTCACCGAGATGGGCttcccagagagcagagctgtcaaAGCCCTCCGGCTGAACCA CATGTCGGTGACCCAGGCCATGGAGTGGTTGATAGAACACGCTGATGACCCTTCTGTGGATGCTCCTCTGCCAGGTCAGACTCCTGCAGAAGCCCCAGCTGAAGgtgctgcctcctctgctgaggcagctgcaggcCCCAGCTCGGAGGAGGGCGGGGAAGAGGCCAAGGATGAGCTGACGGAAATATTCAAGAAGATCCGGAGGAAAAGAGAGTTTCGTCCAGACCCACGG GCTGTCATTGCCCTGATGGAGATGGGATTTGATGAAAAGGAAGTGGTGGATGCACTCAGAGTGAACAACAACCAGCAAAATGCAGCC TGTGAGTGGCTGCTGGGAGACAGAAAACCTTCTCCAGAGGACTTAGATAAGGGTATTGACACCAACAGCCCTCTCTTCCAAGCCATCTTAGAAAACCCAGTGGTACAATTAGGGCTCACCAACCCTAAAACTCTACTAG